The proteins below are encoded in one region of Silene latifolia isolate original U9 population chromosome 2, ASM4854445v1, whole genome shotgun sequence:
- the LOC141642347 gene encoding uncharacterized protein LOC141642347 encodes MAGLRLVLTLEGHEKGVSSKSNNNTIINKATTILMNNVMMMNKPQATAIATATTAENFLDCCFLCRRELLLGKDVYMYKGDRGFCSTECRSKQILMDDEKNRTVMLRRRRRQLFTGSACNDKYRNADEYKYLNTS; translated from the exons ATGGCAGGATTACGGCTAGTCTTAACATTAGAAGGGCACGAGAAAGGCGTtagtagtaaaagtaacaataatacGATCATTAACAAGGCGACTACAATATTGATGAATAACGTTATGATGATGAACAAACCTCAGGCTACTGCAATCGCAACCGCAACCACGGCTGAGAATTTCCTTGATTGTTGCTTTCTTTGCAGAAGGGAACTTTTGCTTGGCAAAGATGTCTACATGTACAA AGGTGATAGAGGCTTCTGCAGCACAGAGTGCAGAAGCAAGCAGATACTAATGGACGACGAAAAGAACAGAACAGTGATGTTGAGACGTAGAAGACGACAATTGTTTACTGGGTCTGCTTGCAATGACAAATACAGGAATGCAGATGAATACAAGTACCTCAACACCTCCTGA